One window from the genome of Candidatus Binatia bacterium encodes:
- the fabZ gene encoding 3-hydroxyacyl-ACP dehydratase FabZ — MAELDIRAIFEVLPHRYPMLLVDRIVEFEHMVRVRGYKNITYNEQIFAGHFPNNPVLPGVYMIEALAQLGGAMILEPGEFSRKTPYLAGIDKAKFRRPVIPGDRLDMEVLMLRHKRNIGWVSGEATVDGQFACSAELMFSIVSDPRMFGSDSSVLHA; from the coding sequence TTGGCCGAACTAGACATTCGAGCGATCTTCGAGGTGCTGCCGCACCGGTATCCGATGCTGCTCGTCGACCGGATCGTCGAGTTCGAGCACATGGTGCGGGTCCGCGGCTACAAGAACATCACCTATAACGAGCAGATCTTCGCCGGGCACTTTCCCAACAACCCCGTGCTGCCGGGCGTCTACATGATCGAGGCGCTCGCGCAGCTCGGCGGAGCGATGATCCTCGAACCGGGCGAGTTCTCGCGCAAGACGCCGTACCTCGCCGGCATAGACAAGGCGAAGTTCCGGCGGCCGGTCATTCCCGGAGACAGGCTCGACATGGAGGTCCTGATGCTGCGTCACAAACGTAACATCGGCTGGGTGAGCGGCGAGGCGACGGTGGACGGGCAGTTCGCCTGTTCGGCCGAGTTGATGTTCTCGATCGTTTCGGATCCGCGCATGTTCGGCTCAGACTCCAGCGTTCTCCACGCGTAG
- the lpxA gene encoding acyl-ACP--UDP-N-acetylglucosamine O-acyltransferase — MLHPTAIVHPGAEIGKNAEVGPYCVVGEHVSIGERTVLQAHVVVNGWTEIGEDCLLYPFSTIGAASQDRKYAGERAFTRIGNRTILREYVSIQRATGQDEVTAVGDDCLLLAYVHIAHNCILGNGVTMSNLAQLAGHVEVGDHVTIGGHTGIHQFTRVGRHAMVGGMSKLTKDVPPYFLVEGNPCRPYGLNSVGLRRAAFTAEERNEIKRFYKLLYDPKLNVSQAIEAMKEQVTTDPGREILTFLEAPSERGVLK, encoded by the coding sequence GTGCTGCATCCAACCGCGATCGTTCATCCGGGCGCCGAGATCGGCAAGAACGCCGAGGTCGGGCCCTACTGCGTCGTCGGCGAGCACGTATCGATCGGCGAGCGCACGGTGCTGCAGGCGCACGTCGTCGTGAACGGATGGACCGAGATCGGTGAGGATTGCCTGCTCTATCCGTTCTCGACGATCGGTGCTGCCTCGCAGGATCGCAAGTACGCCGGCGAGCGCGCGTTCACGCGGATCGGGAACCGGACGATCCTGCGCGAGTACGTCAGCATCCAGCGCGCAACCGGGCAAGACGAGGTGACTGCGGTCGGCGACGACTGTTTGCTGCTGGCGTACGTGCACATCGCGCACAACTGCATCTTGGGCAACGGCGTGACGATGAGCAATCTCGCGCAGCTCGCGGGTCACGTCGAGGTGGGCGATCACGTGACGATCGGAGGCCACACCGGCATCCATCAGTTCACGCGCGTCGGCCGCCATGCGATGGTCGGCGGCATGAGCAAGTTGACGAAGGACGTGCCGCCGTACTTTCTCGTCGAAGGCAACCCGTGCCGTCCGTACGGATTGAACAGCGTCGGTCTTCGGCGCGCCGCCTTCACCGCGGAGGAGCGCAACGAGATCAAACGATTCTACAAGCTGCTCTACGATCCGAAGCTCAACGTCTCGCAAGCGATCGAGGCGATGAAAGAGCAGGTGACGACCGATCCCGGCCGCGAGATCCTGACGTTTCTCGAAGCCCCTTCGGAAAGAGGCGTGCTCAAATAG
- a CDS encoding metallophosphoesterase — protein MRIYHTSDLHDRRGIVAPLRRLREERPGLLFDCGDSLRGSQSVYYRDEPIVGEMDEAGYDAQAIGNREFHYLLPLLRARAARMRHPLVCTNLVDTKGRALPFSPALSFEGASNGRRPRIHLLGLLIMQYPVGSPWERLFGWRFLEPRAAVEPYALALPEGDVLVVLSHLGLSLDRALARDVPRIDLILGGHSHDTLETPLYVGNVPIVHAGPYGRFVSRSELEYDPASRRYRLADFALVPLLDGP, from the coding sequence ATGCGCATCTATCACACCTCGGACCTCCACGATCGGCGCGGCATCGTCGCTCCGCTGCGACGTCTGCGCGAAGAGCGGCCGGGGCTGCTCTTCGATTGCGGCGACTCGCTGCGAGGAAGCCAGAGCGTCTACTACCGCGACGAGCCGATCGTGGGCGAGATGGACGAGGCCGGCTACGACGCGCAGGCGATCGGCAACCGCGAATTTCACTATCTCTTGCCGCTGCTGCGGGCGCGCGCCGCGCGCATGCGCCATCCGCTGGTCTGCACGAACCTCGTCGACACGAAGGGAAGAGCGCTGCCGTTTTCGCCGGCGCTCTCGTTCGAAGGCGCGAGCAACGGAAGGCGTCCGCGCATCCATCTGCTCGGTCTGCTGATCATGCAGTACCCCGTCGGCAGTCCGTGGGAGCGGCTCTTCGGCTGGCGTTTTCTCGAGCCGCGCGCGGCCGTCGAGCCGTACGCGCTGGCGCTCCCCGAGGGCGACGTGCTCGTCGTGCTCTCGCATCTCGGGCTCTCGCTCGATCGCGCGTTGGCCCGCGACGTGCCGCGCATAGATTTGATTCTCGGCGGGCACAGTCACGATACGCTCGAGACGCCGCTCTACGTCGGCAACGTTCCGATCGTGCACGCGGGGCCGTACGGCCGCTTCGTCTCGCGCAGCGAGCTCGAGTACGATCCGGCCAGCCGGC